The proteins below come from a single Triticum aestivum cultivar Chinese Spring chromosome 5D, IWGSC CS RefSeq v2.1, whole genome shotgun sequence genomic window:
- the LOC123124269 gene encoding uncharacterized protein, which produces MSLRRLLGLSTAAVSSRYLSANSAVSGRLRRSLSTGAASSHPPPWAIIDHSAEVDRSSSAQTARFRPADPPGVSSISAPAHLIDPTARPTADSSKVQYLSGNVVQVLFGHVGAASGDGHLLLSYHDLRAEGPCTSWDLTGNPEIQRFVCNPLTGQMLRLPDIGGCRKILVVHHMGLLTQANGGLGCGPPDRFAVAEFVFNGSALARFLSDEGKWKTVMMGSPGGPLLPREMEMNQETVAFDGRLWWVDLTLGAVSVDPFADRPEIRFVELPRGSVLPAPACADERDLSKVEEMALSMLELARRRRIGVNEGRLRYAEVTPGGPFLLSSYALDDGEGSGWKLEHQVSLRKVLADGGYPWQENSAQSAPQIAVLDPLDDSVIYIKVGEHVLVVDMHNGKVIGASRLEDEYFSLIPCVLPPWLGSSRIPTAGNKDCVESTDDMFSFV; this is translated from the coding sequence ATGTCGCTCCGGCGCCTCCTGGGCCTCTCCACCGCTGCCGTCTCCAGCCGCTACCTCTCCGCCAACAGCGCCGTCTCCGGCCGCCTTCGCCGCTCCCTCTCCACCGGCGCTGCCTCCTCGCACCCGCCACCATGGGCCATCATCGACCACTCGGCCGAGGTTGACCGGTCGTCGTCGGCCCAGACCGCGCGCTTCCGCCCCGCGGACCCCCCGGGCGTCTCCAGCATCTCCGCCCCGGCGCACCTCATCGACCCCACGGCACGCCCCACCGCGGACAGCAGCAAGGTCCAATACCTCAGCGGCAACGTCGTCCAGGTCCTCTTCGGCCACGTCGGCGCCGCCAGCggcgacggccacctcctgctcaGCTACCACGACCTCCGGGCGGAGGGCCCTTGCACCTCCTGGGACCTCACCGGGAACCCCGAGATCCAGCGCTTCGTCTGCAACCCCCTCACCGGCCAGATGCTCCGCCTTCCCGACATCGGCGGCTGCAGGAAGATCCTCGTCGTCCACCACATGGGCCTCCTCACCCAGGCCAACGGAGGGCTCGGCTGCGGGCCGCCCGACAGGTTCGCCGTCGCCGAGTTCGTCTTCAACGGCTCCGCCCTGGCGCGGTTCCTCTCCGACGAAGGCAAGTGGAAGACGGTGATGATGGGCTCGCCCGGCGGACCGCTGCTCCCGCGCGAGATGGAGATGAACCAGGAGACAGTTGCCTTCGACGGCCGGCTGTGGTGGGTCGACCTGACCTTGGGCGCCGTCTCCGTCGACCCCTTCGCCGACCGGCCGGAGATCCGCTTCGTCGAGCTGCCGAGGGGGAGCGTGCTTCCTGCGCCTGCATGTGCGGACGAACGAGATCTCAGCAAAGTCGAGGAAATGGCTCTGTCCATGCTGGAGCTGGCCAGGCGCCGGCGAATCGGCGTGAACGAGGGGAGGCTGCGCTACGCCGAGGTGACTCCGGGCGGGCCGTTTCTGCTCAGCTCATATGCGCTCGACGACGGCGAGGGCAGCGGCTGGAAGCTGGAGCACCAGGTGTCGCTCAGGAAGGTCTTGGCGGACGGAGGCTACCCGTGGCAGGAGAACTCGGCTCAATCGGCGCCGCAGATAGCCGTTCTTGACCCTCTCGACGACAGTGTCATTTACATCAAGGTCGGCGAGCACGTCCTCGTCGTGGACATGCACAATGGGAAGGTGATCGGGGCCTCTCGGCTTGAAGACGAGTACTTTTCTCTCATACCATGCGTGCTTCCACCGTGGCTTGGATCAAGCCGGATCCCCACGGCAG